In one Acidimicrobiales bacterium genomic region, the following are encoded:
- a CDS encoding enoyl-CoA hydratase family protein produces the protein MGTTTTISDGIAEIVMENPPVNALTVAGWFDLADQLTAAGRDTGVRVVVLRAEGRGFNAGVDIKEMQNTEGFDALIGANRGCFAAFAAVYDCAVPVIAAVNGYCLGGGIGLVGNADVIVAADDATFGLPEVDRGALGAATHLARLVPQHKMRAMVYTSATATAQELHAFGSVLRVVPQAELRGAAMEVAAQIASKSPTVIRAAKESLNGIDPVDVRRSYRYEQGFTFELNLSGVADEARDAFVEKRDAKFTK, from the coding sequence ATGGGCACGACCACCACGATCAGCGACGGCATCGCCGAGATCGTCATGGAAAATCCACCGGTCAACGCCCTGACGGTTGCGGGCTGGTTCGACCTTGCCGACCAACTCACCGCCGCGGGCCGCGACACCGGCGTGCGCGTCGTCGTGCTGCGCGCCGAAGGCCGCGGCTTCAACGCCGGCGTCGACATCAAGGAGATGCAGAACACCGAAGGCTTCGACGCCCTCATCGGCGCCAACCGCGGCTGCTTCGCCGCGTTCGCCGCGGTGTACGACTGCGCTGTACCCGTGATCGCCGCGGTCAACGGCTACTGCCTCGGCGGCGGCATCGGTCTCGTCGGCAACGCCGATGTCATCGTCGCCGCCGACGACGCCACCTTCGGCCTGCCCGAAGTCGACCGCGGTGCCCTCGGCGCCGCCACCCACCTCGCCCGGCTCGTGCCGCAGCACAAGATGCGGGCGATGGTCTACACGTCGGCCACGGCGACGGCCCAGGAACTGCACGCGTTCGGCAGCGTGCTGCGGGTCGTGCCCCAGGCCGAGTTGCGCGGCGCGGCGATGGAAGTCGCCGCGCAGATCGCGTCGAAGAGCCCGACGGTCATCCGCGCCGCCAAGGAGTCGCTCAACGGCATCGACCCGGTCGACGTGCGCCGCTCGTACCGCTACGAGCAGGGGTTCACGTTCGAGCTCAACCTGTCGGGCGTGGCCGACGAGGCGCGCGACGCCTTCGTCGAAAAGCGCGACGCGAAGTTCACGAAGTGA
- a CDS encoding CoA-transferase: MADKRCTEDDVVASLEDGMTIAIGGWGSRRKPMSMVRAIARSDLRDLTIVSYGGPDVGVLCATGQVRKVVYAFVSLDSIPLEPHFRAARQNGTIETESLDEGLFLLGLQAAAWRVPFLPSRVGLGSDLFRDNPNLKTIEYEGEQLVAMPALHLDAALIHQNRGDARGNGQFLGPDLYFDDLMVQAAPTGRRFMSVERIVETDAMAKEGTHHTRRISRMSIDGVVEAPNGAHFTSCDPDYGRDEAFQKAYAASAKSPDAWAAFKADWLDLSEADYQAKLRASA, encoded by the coding sequence ATGGCCGACAAGCGCTGCACCGAGGACGACGTCGTCGCGTCGCTCGAAGACGGCATGACGATCGCCATCGGCGGGTGGGGGTCGCGGCGCAAGCCGATGTCGATGGTGCGCGCCATCGCCCGCAGCGACCTGCGCGATCTGACGATCGTGTCCTACGGCGGGCCCGACGTCGGCGTGCTGTGTGCGACGGGCCAGGTGCGCAAGGTCGTGTACGCCTTCGTGTCGCTCGACTCGATCCCGCTCGAGCCGCACTTCCGCGCGGCGCGCCAGAACGGCACGATCGAGACCGAGTCGCTCGACGAGGGCCTGTTCCTCCTCGGACTCCAGGCCGCGGCGTGGCGCGTCCCGTTCCTGCCGAGCCGCGTTGGCCTCGGCAGCGATCTCTTCCGCGACAACCCGAACCTGAAGACGATCGAGTACGAGGGCGAGCAACTCGTCGCCATGCCGGCCTTGCACCTCGACGCCGCGCTGATCCACCAGAACCGCGGCGACGCCCGCGGCAATGGCCAGTTCCTCGGCCCCGACCTGTACTTCGACGACCTCATGGTGCAGGCGGCGCCGACCGGCCGCCGGTTCATGAGCGTCGAGCGCATCGTGGAGACCGACGCCATGGCCAAGGAAGGCACGCACCACACGCGCCGCATCAGCCGCATGTCGATCGACGGTGTGGTCGAAGCGCCCAACGGCGCGCACTTCACGTCCTGCGATCCCGACTACGGCCGCGACGAAGCGTTCCAGAAGGCGTACGCCGCCTCGGCCAAGTCGCCCGACGCGTGGGCGGCGTTCAAGGCGGACTGGCTCGACCTGTCCGAAGCCGACTACCAAGCCAAGTTGCGGGCGAGCGCATGA